In Triticum aestivum cultivar Chinese Spring chromosome 5B, IWGSC CS RefSeq v2.1, whole genome shotgun sequence, the following proteins share a genomic window:
- the LOC123113791 gene encoding vesicle-associated membrane protein 721 — protein sequence MGQQSLIYAFVARGTVVLAEYTEFTGNFTTIASQCLVKLPASNNKFTYNCDGHTFNYLVEDGFTYCVVAVESVGQQMPIAFLVRVKDDFSKRYAGGKAATAAPSSLNREFGSKLKEHMQYCVDHPEEINKLAKVQAQVSEVKNVMMENIEKVLDRGEKIELLVDKTENLRSQAQDFRQQGTQVRRKMWLQNMKIKLIVLGIIVALILIIILSVCHGFNCGKK from the exons ATGGGGCAGCAGTCGCTGATCTACGCGTTCGTGGCCCGCGGCACGGTGGTGCTTGCCGAGTACACCGAGTTCACCGGAAACTTCACCACCATCGCCTCCCAGTGCCTCGTCAAGCTCCCGGCCAGCAACAACAAGTTCACCTACAACTGCGACGGCCACACCTTCAACTACCTCGTCGAGGACGGCTTCA CATACTGCGTGGTTGCCGTTGAATCAGTGGGGCAACAGATGCCAATTGCTTTCTTGGTTCGGGTTAAGGATGATTTCAGCAAGAGATATGCTGGCGGGAAAGCTGCTACTGCTGCACCAAGCAGCCTGAACAGAGAGTTTGG ATCAAAACTCAAGGAGCACATGCAGTACTGTGTGGACCACCCTGAAGAGATAAACAAGCTCGCTAAAGTGCAAGCACAAGTTTCAGAAGTCAAAAACGTGATGAtggaaaacattgagaag GTTCTTGATCGTGGGGAGAAGATTGAGCTGCTTGTTGACAAGACAGAGAATCTCCGCTCACAG GCCCAAGATTTCAGGCAGCAAGGAACACAGGTGAGGAGAAAGATGTGGCTACAAAACATGAAGATCAAGCTGATCGTCCTGGGCATCATCGTCGCGCTCATCCTCATCATAATCCTGTCGGTGTGCCACGGATTCAACTGCGGCAAGAAGTGA